From Ficedula albicollis isolate OC2 chromosome 20, FicAlb1.5, whole genome shotgun sequence, one genomic window encodes:
- the ZHX3 gene encoding zinc fingers and homeoboxes protein 3 isoform X2, producing MASKRKSTTPCMIPVKTLVLQETEQDAGEDDHEGTQPEAPAEGPAASDAGASNNNNNTTGALSNGHRGIADSDTFICKPCDFGSQDLQQFFGHLDSEHSDFGKDPAFACVGCSFLANSHEGLSHHNAESHAGETSFVWRLVKQDSRTTVEQSLEATSSHDLPGEVPEEGADGQSEIIITKTPIMKIMKGKPEAKKIHTLKENVSSQLGGESEVKDGEHSFPNGSVPVSQPAASSTKSSHIVNGSIIGNVPVLQAGVAQLVSLQQQPPLHQQLPTSKSLPKVMIPLSSIPTYNAAMDSNSFLKNSFNKFPYPTKAELCYLTVVTKYPEEQLKIWFTAQRLKQGISWSPEEIEDARKKMFNTVIQSVPQPTITVLNTPLVANPGTVPHLIQATLPGHVVGQPEGTGGLLVTQPIMANGLKGTSSSFTLAVTSVPKPQPAGQHSTVSSSNTSGVKVVNSGQSLLTACPAISSQTFLDPNVYKNKKSHEQLSALKGSFCRNQFPGQAEVERLTKITGLSTKEIRKWFSDRRYHYRNVRGGRAVFPGDSALDSLPEIPFDVPARGAELSPAAAAAPQHPARRQSWHQAPDFTPTKYKERAPEQLKALESSFAQNPLPAEEEVNRLRGETKMTRREIDSWFSERRKKKVAEENKKVEEVAQQEEEEAENGGGEGEDSSDEQRATSENGSVDASGTNLNSAERKVSPIKINLKNLRVTESNGKNEVPGTGANEKGDGSSSRPPTPPKTKLNFKKTAQQRHLLKQMFVQTQRPTNQEYDAIVSQTGLPRAEVIRWFGDSRYGYKNGQLKWYENYRRGVFPPGLVEVGAAGREVLEDYYEKHKGLREEDVPGLCERARLGAQQLKKQTELKPPALEDPLLPLRRN from the exons ATGGCTAGCAAAAGGAAATCCACAACACCCTGCATGATACCAGTAAAAACGCTGGTGCTTCAGGAGACCGAACAGGATGCTGGAGAAGATGATCATGAAGGAACACAACCAGAGGCTCCTGCAGAAGGACCAGCAGCGAGCGATGCTGGGGccagcaataataataataatactactGGAGCTTTGTCCAACGGGCACCGCGGCATCGCCGACAGTGACACTTTTATCTGCAAGCCTTGTGACTTTGGGTCTCAAGACCTTCAGCAGTTCTTTGGGCACTTGGACTCTGAGCACTCGGACTTTGGCAAAGACCCCGCGTTCGCCTGTGTAGGGTGCAGCTTCCTGGCCAACAGCCACGAAGGGCTCTCGCACCACAACGCAGAGTCGCACGCCGGCGAGACCAGCTTTGTCTGGAGGCTGGTGAAGCAGGACAGTCGTACAACTGTGGAGCAAAGTCTGGAGGCCACCAGCAGCCATGACCTGCCAGGAGAGGTCCCTGAGGAAGGGGCAGATGGCCAGTCTGAAATTATCATTACCAAAACGCCTATCATGAAGATAATGAAGGGTAAACCCGAggccaaaaaaatccacacGCTGAAGGAGAATGTGTCAAGTCAGTTGGGCGGTGAGTCAGAGGTGAAGGATGGAGAGCATTCATTCCCAAATGGGTCCGTGCCAGTCAGCCAGCCCGCTGCAAGCTCAACAAAGTCATCCCACATAGTGAATGGCTCCATCATAGGAAACGTGCCTGTTCTGCAGGCGGGTGTTGCACAGCTTGTGtcgctgcagcagcagcccccgcTGCATCAGCAGCTCCCTACATCCAAGTCCCTTCCCAAGGTGATGATCCCGCTGAGCAGCATTCCCACGTACAATGCCGCCATGGACTCCAACAGCTTCCTGAAAAACTCTTTCAACAAGTTCCCCTACCCCAccaaagctgagctctgctACTTGACCGTGGTGACCAAGTACCcagaagagcagctgaagaTCTGGTTCACTGCCCAGAGGCTGAAGCAGGGCATCAGCTGGTCACCAGAGGAAATTGAAGATGCCAGGAAGAAGATGTTCAACACTGTTATTCAGTCTGTGCCACAACCCACCATTACAGTGTTGAACACGCCCCTGGTTGCAAATCCTGGGACTGTTCCCCACCTCATCCAGGCAACTTTGCCAGGCCACGTGGTGGGACAgccagaggggacaggggggcTACTGGTCACACAGCCTATCATGGCAAACGGGTTGAAGGGCACCAGCTCCTCCTTCACCTTGGCAGTGACTTCTGTCCCCAAGCCGCAGCCGGCGGGGCAGCACAGCACCGTGAGCTCCAGCAACACATCGGGGGTCAAGGTGGTCAACAGCGGCCAGTCCCTGCTCACCGCCTGCCCTGCCATCTCCTCGCAGACCTTCCTGGATCCCAACGTCTACAAAAACAAGAAATCCCACGAGCAGCTCTCAGCCCTCAAAGGCAGCTTCTGCAGAAACCAGTTCCCCGGTCAGGCCGAAGTCGAGCGGCTGACAAAGATCACGGGCTTGTCCACCAAGGAGATCCGGAAATGGTTCAGCGACAGGAGGTACCACTACAGGAACGTGAGAGGCGGCCGGGCCGTGTTCCCTGGAGACAGTGCTCTCGATTCCCTGCCCGAAATCCCTTTCGACGTGCCAGccagaggggctgagctgagccctgcagcagcagcggcCCCCCAGCACCCGGCACGGCGGCAGTCTTGGCACCAGGCACCCGACTTCACCCCCACCAAGTACAAGGAGCGAGCGCCCGAGCAGCTCAAggccctggagagcagctttgCCCAAAATCCCCTTCCTGCCGAGGAAGAGGTGAACCGCCTGCGGGGGGAAACGAAGATGACGCGGAGGGAGATCGACAGCTGGTTctcagagagaaggaagaagaaggtgGCGGAGGAGAATAAGAAAGTGGAGGAGGTGgctcagcaggaggaggaggaggcagagaatGGCGGCGGGGAAGGGGAAGACTCCTCAGATGAGCAGAGGGCCACGAGTGAAAACGGCTCAGTCGACGCCTCCGGCACCAACCTGAACTCGGCGGAGCGGAAGGTGAGTCCCATCAAAATCAACCTGAAAAACCTGCGAGTGACCGAGTCCAACGGCAAAAACGAGGTACCGGGGACCGGCGCAAATGAGAAGGGGGACGGCAGCTCCAGCCGGCCGCCCACCCCTCCCAAAACCAAACTGAACTTCAAAAAAACGGCCCAGCAGCGGCATCTGCTGAAGCAAATGTTCGTGCAGACCCAGCGCCCCACGAACCAGGAGTATGACGCCATCGTGTCCCAGACGGGCCTGCCGCGGGCCGAGGTCATTCGCTGGTTCGGGGACAGCCGCTATGGCTACAAGAACGGGCAGCTGAAGTGGTATGAGAACTACCGGCGGGGGGTCTTCCCCCCGGGGCTGGTGGAGGTCGGCGCCGCCGGCCGGGAGGTGCTGGAGGACTACTACGAGAAGCACAAGGGGCTGCGGGAGGAGGACGTGCCCGGCCTGTGCGAGCGCGCCCGCCTCGGCGCCCAGCAGCTCAAG aaacagaCTGAACTCAAACCACCAGCCCTGGAGGATCCTCTCTTACCCTTGAGAAGAAATTAG
- the ZHX3 gene encoding zinc fingers and homeoboxes protein 3 isoform X1: MASKRKSTTPCMIPVKTLVLQETEQDAGEDDHEGTQPEAPAEGPAASDAGASNNNNNTTGALSNGHRGIADSDTFICKPCDFGSQDLQQFFGHLDSEHSDFGKDPAFACVGCSFLANSHEGLSHHNAESHAGETSFVWRLVKQDSRTTVEQSLEATSSHDLPGEVPEEGADGQSEIIITKTPIMKIMKGKPEAKKIHTLKENVSSQLGGESEVKDGEHSFPNGSVPVSQPAASSTKSSHIVNGSIIGNVPVLQAGVAQLVSLQQQPPLHQQLPTSKSLPKVMIPLSSIPTYNAAMDSNSFLKNSFNKFPYPTKAELCYLTVVTKYPEEQLKIWFTAQRLKQGISWSPEEIEDARKKMFNTVIQSVPQPTITVLNTPLVANPGTVPHLIQATLPGHVVGQPEGTGGLLVTQPIMANGLKGTSSSFTLAVTSVPKPQPAGQHSTVSSSNTSGVKVVNSGQSLLTACPAISSQTFLDPNVYKNKKSHEQLSALKGSFCRNQFPGQAEVERLTKITGLSTKEIRKWFSDRRYHYRNVRGGRAVFPGDSALDSLPEIPFDVPARGAELSPAAAAAPQHPARRQSWHQAPDFTPTKYKERAPEQLKALESSFAQNPLPAEEEVNRLRGETKMTRREIDSWFSERRKKKVAEENKKVEEVAQQEEEEAENGGGEGEDSSDEQRATSENGSVDASGTNLNSAERKVSPIKINLKNLRVTESNGKNEVPGTGANEKGDGSSSRPPTPPKTKLNFKKTAQQRHLLKQMFVQTQRPTNQEYDAIVSQTGLPRAEVIRWFGDSRYGYKNGQLKWYENYRRGVFPPGLVEVGAAGREVLEDYYEKHKGLREEDVPGLCERPRLGAQQLKVWFAVKAEGQGRGSGPEAAGSRKGPSESSEAWEPGGPEGSAATPDAPGPPPAAGLETD; this comes from the exons ATGGCTAGCAAAAGGAAATCCACAACACCCTGCATGATACCAGTAAAAACGCTGGTGCTTCAGGAGACCGAACAGGATGCTGGAGAAGATGATCATGAAGGAACACAACCAGAGGCTCCTGCAGAAGGACCAGCAGCGAGCGATGCTGGGGccagcaataataataataatactactGGAGCTTTGTCCAACGGGCACCGCGGCATCGCCGACAGTGACACTTTTATCTGCAAGCCTTGTGACTTTGGGTCTCAAGACCTTCAGCAGTTCTTTGGGCACTTGGACTCTGAGCACTCGGACTTTGGCAAAGACCCCGCGTTCGCCTGTGTAGGGTGCAGCTTCCTGGCCAACAGCCACGAAGGGCTCTCGCACCACAACGCAGAGTCGCACGCCGGCGAGACCAGCTTTGTCTGGAGGCTGGTGAAGCAGGACAGTCGTACAACTGTGGAGCAAAGTCTGGAGGCCACCAGCAGCCATGACCTGCCAGGAGAGGTCCCTGAGGAAGGGGCAGATGGCCAGTCTGAAATTATCATTACCAAAACGCCTATCATGAAGATAATGAAGGGTAAACCCGAggccaaaaaaatccacacGCTGAAGGAGAATGTGTCAAGTCAGTTGGGCGGTGAGTCAGAGGTGAAGGATGGAGAGCATTCATTCCCAAATGGGTCCGTGCCAGTCAGCCAGCCCGCTGCAAGCTCAACAAAGTCATCCCACATAGTGAATGGCTCCATCATAGGAAACGTGCCTGTTCTGCAGGCGGGTGTTGCACAGCTTGTGtcgctgcagcagcagcccccgcTGCATCAGCAGCTCCCTACATCCAAGTCCCTTCCCAAGGTGATGATCCCGCTGAGCAGCATTCCCACGTACAATGCCGCCATGGACTCCAACAGCTTCCTGAAAAACTCTTTCAACAAGTTCCCCTACCCCAccaaagctgagctctgctACTTGACCGTGGTGACCAAGTACCcagaagagcagctgaagaTCTGGTTCACTGCCCAGAGGCTGAAGCAGGGCATCAGCTGGTCACCAGAGGAAATTGAAGATGCCAGGAAGAAGATGTTCAACACTGTTATTCAGTCTGTGCCACAACCCACCATTACAGTGTTGAACACGCCCCTGGTTGCAAATCCTGGGACTGTTCCCCACCTCATCCAGGCAACTTTGCCAGGCCACGTGGTGGGACAgccagaggggacaggggggcTACTGGTCACACAGCCTATCATGGCAAACGGGTTGAAGGGCACCAGCTCCTCCTTCACCTTGGCAGTGACTTCTGTCCCCAAGCCGCAGCCGGCGGGGCAGCACAGCACCGTGAGCTCCAGCAACACATCGGGGGTCAAGGTGGTCAACAGCGGCCAGTCCCTGCTCACCGCCTGCCCTGCCATCTCCTCGCAGACCTTCCTGGATCCCAACGTCTACAAAAACAAGAAATCCCACGAGCAGCTCTCAGCCCTCAAAGGCAGCTTCTGCAGAAACCAGTTCCCCGGTCAGGCCGAAGTCGAGCGGCTGACAAAGATCACGGGCTTGTCCACCAAGGAGATCCGGAAATGGTTCAGCGACAGGAGGTACCACTACAGGAACGTGAGAGGCGGCCGGGCCGTGTTCCCTGGAGACAGTGCTCTCGATTCCCTGCCCGAAATCCCTTTCGACGTGCCAGccagaggggctgagctgagccctgcagcagcagcggcCCCCCAGCACCCGGCACGGCGGCAGTCTTGGCACCAGGCACCCGACTTCACCCCCACCAAGTACAAGGAGCGAGCGCCCGAGCAGCTCAAggccctggagagcagctttgCCCAAAATCCCCTTCCTGCCGAGGAAGAGGTGAACCGCCTGCGGGGGGAAACGAAGATGACGCGGAGGGAGATCGACAGCTGGTTctcagagagaaggaagaagaaggtgGCGGAGGAGAATAAGAAAGTGGAGGAGGTGgctcagcaggaggaggaggaggcagagaatGGCGGCGGGGAAGGGGAAGACTCCTCAGATGAGCAGAGGGCCACGAGTGAAAACGGCTCAGTCGACGCCTCCGGCACCAACCTGAACTCGGCGGAGCGGAAGGTGAGTCCCATCAAAATCAACCTGAAAAACCTGCGAGTGACCGAGTCCAACGGCAAAAACGAGGTACCGGGGACCGGCGCAAATGAGAAGGGGGACGGCAGCTCCAGCCGGCCGCCCACCCCTCCCAAAACCAAACTGAACTTCAAAAAAACGGCCCAGCAGCGGCATCTGCTGAAGCAAATGTTCGTGCAGACCCAGCGCCCCACGAACCAGGAGTATGACGCCATCGTGTCCCAGACGGGCCTGCCGCGGGCCGAGGTCATTCGCTGGTTCGGGGACAGCCGCTATGGCTACAAGAACGGGCAGCTGAAGTGGTATGAGAACTACCGGCGGGGGGTCTTCCCCCCGGGGCTGGTGGAG GTCGGCGCCGCCGGCCGGGAGGTGCTGGAGGACTACTACGAGAAGCACAAGGGGCTGCGGGAGGAGGACGTGCCCGGCCTGTGCGAGCGCCCCCGCCTCGGCGCCCAGCAGCTCAAGGTGTGGTTTGCGGTGAAGGcggaggggcagggcaggggctccGGGCCCGAGGCGGCCGGCAGCCGGAAAGGGCCGTCGGAGAGCAGCGAGGCCTGGGAGCCGGGCGGCCCGGAGGGCAGCGCCGCCACCCCCGACGCCCCCGGGCCGCCGCCTGCCGCAGGGCTGG aaacagaCTGA
- the ZHX3 gene encoding zinc fingers and homeoboxes protein 3 isoform X3, translating to MASKRKSTTPCMIPVKTLVLQETEQDAGEDDHEGTQPEAPAEGPAASDAGASNNNNNTTGALSNGHRGIADSDTFICKPCDFGSQDLQQFFGHLDSEHSDFGKDPAFACVGCSFLANSHEGLSHHNAESHAGETSFVWRLVKQDSRTTVEQSLEATSSHDLPGEVPEEGADGQSEIIITKTPIMKIMKGKPEAKKIHTLKENVSSQLGGESEVKDGEHSFPNGSVPVSQPAASSTKSSHIVNGSIIGNVPVLQAGVAQLVSLQQQPPLHQQLPTSKSLPKVMIPLSSIPTYNAAMDSNSFLKNSFNKFPYPTKAELCYLTVVTKYPEEQLKIWFTAQRLKQGISWSPEEIEDARKKMFNTVIQSVPQPTITVLNTPLVANPGTVPHLIQATLPGHVVGQPEGTGGLLVTQPIMANGLKGTSSSFTLAVTSVPKPQPAGQHSTVSSSNTSGVKVVNSGQSLLTACPAISSQTFLDPNVYKNKKSHEQLSALKGSFCRNQFPGQAEVERLTKITGLSTKEIRKWFSDRRYHYRNVRGGRAVFPGDSALDSLPEIPFDVPARGAELSPAAAAAPQHPARRQSWHQAPDFTPTKYKERAPEQLKALESSFAQNPLPAEEEVNRLRGETKMTRREIDSWFSERRKKKVAEENKKVEEVAQQEEEEAENGGGEGEDSSDEQRATSENGSVDASGTNLNSAERKVSPIKINLKNLRVTESNGKNEVPGTGANEKGDGSSSRPPTPPKTKLNFKKTAQQRHLLKQMFVQTQRPTNQEYDAIVSQTGLPRAEVIRWFGDSRYGYKNGQLKWYENYRRGVFPPGLVEVGAAGREVLEDYYEKHKGLREEDVPGLCERARLGAQQLKVWFAVKAEEQGRGSGPEAAGSAEGQGRGSGPEAAGSRKGPSESSEAWEPGGPEGSAATPDAPGPPPAAGLETD from the exons ATGGCTAGCAAAAGGAAATCCACAACACCCTGCATGATACCAGTAAAAACGCTGGTGCTTCAGGAGACCGAACAGGATGCTGGAGAAGATGATCATGAAGGAACACAACCAGAGGCTCCTGCAGAAGGACCAGCAGCGAGCGATGCTGGGGccagcaataataataataatactactGGAGCTTTGTCCAACGGGCACCGCGGCATCGCCGACAGTGACACTTTTATCTGCAAGCCTTGTGACTTTGGGTCTCAAGACCTTCAGCAGTTCTTTGGGCACTTGGACTCTGAGCACTCGGACTTTGGCAAAGACCCCGCGTTCGCCTGTGTAGGGTGCAGCTTCCTGGCCAACAGCCACGAAGGGCTCTCGCACCACAACGCAGAGTCGCACGCCGGCGAGACCAGCTTTGTCTGGAGGCTGGTGAAGCAGGACAGTCGTACAACTGTGGAGCAAAGTCTGGAGGCCACCAGCAGCCATGACCTGCCAGGAGAGGTCCCTGAGGAAGGGGCAGATGGCCAGTCTGAAATTATCATTACCAAAACGCCTATCATGAAGATAATGAAGGGTAAACCCGAggccaaaaaaatccacacGCTGAAGGAGAATGTGTCAAGTCAGTTGGGCGGTGAGTCAGAGGTGAAGGATGGAGAGCATTCATTCCCAAATGGGTCCGTGCCAGTCAGCCAGCCCGCTGCAAGCTCAACAAAGTCATCCCACATAGTGAATGGCTCCATCATAGGAAACGTGCCTGTTCTGCAGGCGGGTGTTGCACAGCTTGTGtcgctgcagcagcagcccccgcTGCATCAGCAGCTCCCTACATCCAAGTCCCTTCCCAAGGTGATGATCCCGCTGAGCAGCATTCCCACGTACAATGCCGCCATGGACTCCAACAGCTTCCTGAAAAACTCTTTCAACAAGTTCCCCTACCCCAccaaagctgagctctgctACTTGACCGTGGTGACCAAGTACCcagaagagcagctgaagaTCTGGTTCACTGCCCAGAGGCTGAAGCAGGGCATCAGCTGGTCACCAGAGGAAATTGAAGATGCCAGGAAGAAGATGTTCAACACTGTTATTCAGTCTGTGCCACAACCCACCATTACAGTGTTGAACACGCCCCTGGTTGCAAATCCTGGGACTGTTCCCCACCTCATCCAGGCAACTTTGCCAGGCCACGTGGTGGGACAgccagaggggacaggggggcTACTGGTCACACAGCCTATCATGGCAAACGGGTTGAAGGGCACCAGCTCCTCCTTCACCTTGGCAGTGACTTCTGTCCCCAAGCCGCAGCCGGCGGGGCAGCACAGCACCGTGAGCTCCAGCAACACATCGGGGGTCAAGGTGGTCAACAGCGGCCAGTCCCTGCTCACCGCCTGCCCTGCCATCTCCTCGCAGACCTTCCTGGATCCCAACGTCTACAAAAACAAGAAATCCCACGAGCAGCTCTCAGCCCTCAAAGGCAGCTTCTGCAGAAACCAGTTCCCCGGTCAGGCCGAAGTCGAGCGGCTGACAAAGATCACGGGCTTGTCCACCAAGGAGATCCGGAAATGGTTCAGCGACAGGAGGTACCACTACAGGAACGTGAGAGGCGGCCGGGCCGTGTTCCCTGGAGACAGTGCTCTCGATTCCCTGCCCGAAATCCCTTTCGACGTGCCAGccagaggggctgagctgagccctgcagcagcagcggcCCCCCAGCACCCGGCACGGCGGCAGTCTTGGCACCAGGCACCCGACTTCACCCCCACCAAGTACAAGGAGCGAGCGCCCGAGCAGCTCAAggccctggagagcagctttgCCCAAAATCCCCTTCCTGCCGAGGAAGAGGTGAACCGCCTGCGGGGGGAAACGAAGATGACGCGGAGGGAGATCGACAGCTGGTTctcagagagaaggaagaagaaggtgGCGGAGGAGAATAAGAAAGTGGAGGAGGTGgctcagcaggaggaggaggaggcagagaatGGCGGCGGGGAAGGGGAAGACTCCTCAGATGAGCAGAGGGCCACGAGTGAAAACGGCTCAGTCGACGCCTCCGGCACCAACCTGAACTCGGCGGAGCGGAAGGTGAGTCCCATCAAAATCAACCTGAAAAACCTGCGAGTGACCGAGTCCAACGGCAAAAACGAGGTACCGGGGACCGGCGCAAATGAGAAGGGGGACGGCAGCTCCAGCCGGCCGCCCACCCCTCCCAAAACCAAACTGAACTTCAAAAAAACGGCCCAGCAGCGGCATCTGCTGAAGCAAATGTTCGTGCAGACCCAGCGCCCCACGAACCAGGAGTATGACGCCATCGTGTCCCAGACGGGCCTGCCGCGGGCCGAGGTCATTCGCTGGTTCGGGGACAGCCGCTATGGCTACAAGAACGGGCAGCTGAAGTGGTATGAGAACTACCGGCGGGGGGTCTTCCCCCCGGGGCTGGTGGAGGTCGGCGCCGCCGGCCGGGAGGTGCTGGAGGACTACTACGAGAAGCACAAGGGGCTGCGGGAGGAGGACGTGCCCGGCCTGTGCGAGCGCGCCCGCCTCGGCGCCCAGCAGCTCAAGGTGTGGTTTGCGGTGAAGGcggaggagcagggcaggggctccGGGCCCGAGGCAgccggcagc GcggaggggcagggcaggggctccGGGCCCGAGGCGGCCGGCAGCCGGAAAGGGCCGTCGGAGAGCAGCGAGGCCTGGGAGCCGGGCGGCCCGGAGGGCAGCGCCGCCACCCCCGACGCCCCCGGGCCGCCGCCTGCCGCAGGGCTGG aaacagaCTGA